gaaggtccaaaaagcacataaaggtagcataaaaatccataagactccagttgttaaatgcatatcttcagaagtgatatgataggtgtgggtgagaaacagataaactggtggccaaacgtttggaataatgtacagattttgctgttttggaagaaaattgttactttaattcaccaaagtggcattcaactgatcacaaagtatagtcaggacattactgatgtaaaaaaacagcaccatcactatttgaaaaaagtcatttttgatcaaatctagacaggccccatttccagcagccatcactccaacaccttatccttgagtaatcatgttaaattgctaatttggtgcaagaaaatcacttgccattatatcaaacacagctgaaagctgtttggttcgttaaatgaagcttaacattgtctttgtgtttgttctgagttgtcacaatatgcaatagactggcatgtcttaatattaggtcaaaaatggcaaaaaagaaacagctttctctagaaactcatcagtcattgttttgaggaatgaaggctatacaatgcttgaaattgcccaaaaactgaagatctcatacaaaggtgtacacaacagtcttcaaagacaaaggacaactggctctaacaaggacagaaagagatgtggtaggccagatgtacaactaaacaagaggataaggacatcagagtctctagtttgagaaataaatgcctcgcatgtcctcagctgacggcctcattgaattctacctgctcaacaccagtttcatgtacaacagcaaagagaagactcaggggtgcaggccatatgggaagcattgaaaaagccacttttgaaacagaaaaagaaaaggttagagtgggcaaagaaacagttACTCACTCACCCTACCCATTACCTTTTTTGAACCGTTGCCCTCTGGTCgaagcttcagagctctgagcaccagaaccatcaggcacaggaacagttttttttccctcaggctatccatctcatgaacagttaaattgccccattgagcaataactatgtgcaatacacaatttagtcttttttatatttatccaacctcttctgccatttcattcctctgaagaaaaaaaaaatgctatgtacataacagataacagatttgtattagatttgcactacgtatgtatgtatgtctgtgtgtgtatgtatgtgtataattattttttattattatctatgtcttgctgctgtatttgtattgttgtacactggaagctcctgtcaccaagacaaattccttgtatgtttaagcatacttggcaataaagcatattctgattctgacattgaacaacagataattggaaaagtgtgttatggatcttaaccccattgagcttttgtgggatcagctagactgtaaggtgcgtgagaagtgcccgacaagacagccacatctatggcaagtgttacagaagtgtgaggtgaaatgtcacctgagtatctggacaaactgacagctagaatgccaaggatctgcaaaactgtcattgctgcacaggaggattttttaatgagaactctttgaagtagtttaacaaGTTCTgaacacacactatatatatatataaaaaatgatttatttttttcaatttgtaatagtaatttttcatgttattaatgtcctgactatacaattgtgatcagctgaatgccactttggtgaataaaagtaccaatttctttccataagagcaaaatctgtacattattccaaacttttaaccATCagtgtaagtccttttttactatcaatctccactttcacattcttctgtttttgaaaATTCATTCTTTGTGCAGattgccacctattgggcagggaggagaatttatattagaAAATGACTTAAAAGTTGGTTTGTTACTCACCCACTCCCATCagtgcttctgaagatataggcTGAGTTCTGAATTGCATACTACTCGTACTACTTCTGCCacatctgtctatggcagaaatagcaagagtagtgtggtagtatgcaattcctaACTCTGCAATAgttttaaccattggagtcttatggattactttaatgcagcttttatgtactttttggagcttcaaaattttggtaccttttcacttgcattatgaggacctacagagctgagatattctgctaaaaaaaCGTTTGTGTtcagtcatacatctgggatggcatgagggtgagtaaatgggagaattttaatttttgggtgaactatccctgtattGGTAGTACTGATGTTTGTGCTTATGCACTTTGTACGTGGAGGTCAAAAACAGAAGGTTGTACACAATAGGCATGTGATGCTCACAAATATGTTCATTTGTGGCTGAACTATGTCAACCAATGAAAATGTTTATTCAGCTTTGTTACAGACAATATTTACCATCAGATACATTTTCATATGACAAACAtctctcttctctttttttattcctTTATGTTCTCACATCTCTTAAGGCacagaaaaaaatgaatttttgtggtattaCAGCAAAGATCTATGTTagttatttaatgtaaattcatTTACAAGCATTTGTGAACGCTTCATTTATATGTACTTCAGTTGTGTATGATGCAGAGATACATTTGGATAAAAATTAACAAGTTACTTCATCTTGAAGTGAAAAATCCAATGTCCTAAATAAGTACATTGATAGGTGAAAGGAGCATTTAGGAGACAGTGCTTGGTTTCTGTCAAGAGTGTAGATGATTGACATACCTCTACAGTGACACTAAAACTCATCTCTAAATTAATAAAGGGGATGGTTTAACCTGGAAAAATTGTATTGCAAAAGTCCAAATACAGTAGATTtgctatacattttttaatacacttgcatttttaaacattatctAGCTTTATCTAAGCATTATCTAACATTAACCACTGATATTTTTTGCTTATTGATCAGTTTCTTAAGCATCACACGTTTGCTATCCACAAAGTATAAAGCTCATTAGTTCTACAGTCAACTTTTAAAGATAACAATGACATACAATAAGTCATTGTCTGATaacagaaaaacacaaaacatagaTGTTCTGAATCCAGACAATTTGAAAATGCCCAGTGCTCTAATAGACTTCTTCAACAGATTAAGTGATCTTTTAATGAATGGGCTTTCCATCGAGGACTGTAAAAATGTCTTCCAAGGACTTGTGAACACACTTAAGGAATTCATGAACATTTCTGGAAGGGTAGCTGGACACATTGCACCCAATCCATTCATCATGGACACCATAGCCCACTCCGAAACCATCAGGTACCACAGGAGCGAATCCGCCAAGACTGACTGCAGGGCTAGTGAGAGTACTGGTGGACAAGATATTGTGGTTTATGGTGGCATAGGCTGAGTCCAGGTACAGACTAGGCAGTGCCATTCCTTTAGAATTAGCCAGGTTGCGCATGGCAAAAAGATGCCGATCAAACCCTTGACCTAGGTGTAAATGCAAAAAGAAATTAATGACAATGATATACTTAAAGTCTAATATATAGATACAATTTCCCATTTAACTAATGATGTTTTTGATCCAAAATAGATTCATAACACAAATCTGACTATCTCAGTATTGGTAAGATTAAGATCAATTTAGCTTTCAAATGCACACTACACCTTTTGAGTGCGATTTACGAGTTGTTACACTCACCCATGGCTGCCTCTTTAGTGAGCTGGCTGTGGTATTTGGAGCATTCATTCAGCAGCCCTTGTAACTGTTCAACTGTGTGCTGTCCAGGCTGCTGGACGAAGGCCTTGGCACAGCATTTTGTGTGAATGCTAGCAGGACGTATAGTTTCCGTGCGACCGTGTTTAAAGGCTGCAGTGCTGCAGGACTCATATGTGGCAACAGTCTGCCCGTACTGCCGTAGGAAGCCCATCTGGAAAGCCAGTTGGGCAATGGCATCTGGGCTTAGCTTATTTTTCTTAAGTTGCACCTTTCCACCTTTCTTGAACTCCATAGCATCAATGGTGAGCTTTGACACCGCGGCATGGAAGTTCTCTTTGGCCTTTGTGATTCCAGCTTTTAACTCCGCATTGAGTTTGAACTCTAATTGCTGAACTGCAGAGGCAGAGTCCACAGATGCTGGTGGAGAACCAGGGCCAACCAGAGGCTTCTCTGTGGTGTCCTTGAAGACCTCATTCTGGAAACGTAGGACGGCCACGCCATCACCCCAGgagtgctcaaagttgatggcCGCCTGCCCATCCTTAGCCAAGATGATACTGAAGGACTTGTCATACCAGCGGTTGCAGCCATCCCCATGAAGCATGTTGTGGGAGATGTGGATATGGTCTCTCATGTCCTCCTCATCCAGGCAGAGGCAAAACAGAGCAGTGTCTACTAAATTCAGAGCTTCACCATTTCCAGAATCCAGAAGCTTCTGTCTTAACCCTGCCCATGTGTTTCTGTTCTCACTAGTCAGAACACCCAAAGGAAATGCAGGAGCAGGTGTAGGGTCTGTTAGGATGTATTTAAGGTGAGCTTGAATCTCAGCAGGATTTACCAGGTTACCATCCCGATCCAATGCATCAAACACATACAGGTTGCCTCGTCTTATCACAAGCAGGTGGTGGCCCTTCTCATCTGTAAAGAGCTCATCGCGATTGTACTTTGGTATACGTGTGGAGTTGAAGAGGCGGAAGTATTGGGACATATCCAGAGGATACGCATTTACCATGTAAGCTCCGAACCATGAGATGGAGGAGGGCACCCATCGGATCAGCTTCTTGAAACTGTCTGTGTCACTCTTGGCAGGGTTAAGGTGAAACACCTCAGGCTCAAGCAGACCAGCACGCAGGGTCTTCATAAACCGCACAGCCGAGCAGACCATGTTGGTGGCCCGCACAAGCTGATTGTTGTACTCAGGTTTGGGGTCAGGATTAAAGGACATGAAGGGGTTAAAGTTAAGCACAACAGACTCTCGTGCAGACAGGTACATGTCAAACCATGGagctacaaaacaaaacagataaaTTGATTAATGGGCCTGAAAATCAGAAATATTAATTCAGTTATGCATAGAATGGTTCAAAATGGAATGGAATCCTACCTGAGATATAGCTGGTGTGCTTGTTGTTCTTGTCCAAGGCCACAAGTTCTTCATGCAGCTGCTTGCCTATACCATTCTGGAAGTCATGTGCTACTTTCTCTGTATTACTGTAGGATTTCAAGGGCACAGAAACAGACCgaaaaaaatgtcaaagctcGAGTTTATTCAGCTAAGAAATATTTATACAGATCCCTTAGATCATTACCTGTACTGTTCATCATTAAGCAGGGGTATTTGGGCTGCCAAATATCTCCGTATTGTATCCTCCAGTTTGGGGACTGGTAAtctgtaaatgtaattaattattaaatgtaattcaACCTTTACaatttaccacaaaaataaataaataaaaggaactAAAATTGGAGCAAGGGGGACATATTTTCATGTAACACCGTGTCCCCATTCCCCTTGCAACCCAAGCGTAGAGTTTGCACTTTCACCTACATTCTCTAATATGACATCAAACCCACAtagacatgttttaaatgtagtaTTTAGAGTTACAATCACTGTCAGCATCATATTCTTTTTGtacctgtccaaaaaaaaaaaaaaaaaaaaaaaaaaaaaaccattgtaGAGATGCATTCTATGACATATGTATGAAATCCCCCTACCTTGGTAAACTCTTCTGGTAGTGCATGGTCGGGACGACACTTTTGTGCAAATACTCAATTCCAGCTCCATCATTAATGCTGTATTGGCGCTGAGTGGTAGTCAGGACTGTCAGGGCAGTATTATTCCTCAACAGTTTTAATTTACCCAGTGTTGAGTAATATTGCGTATAAAGCAACCCTGCCATCATGCAACTTTCAATGTGATGAGTTATAAATTTTGTATTtgactaaaaatatattttccttcAATTATAAAGCGTCTGTCTTGTTTGATAGTTCTGCAAGCTACCAACACAGTGAATGAATTCAGGGTGTCTGATAAATGCAGAGCAAATGCAGTCCCTGTCAGTAGCGCCAACAATTAATCTATTAACTACCTGTGAAAATATTTGTCAAATTTACTACCTAAAAAGTTTTGTCCCAACAAGTTGAATGTTTATAAAAATCCGGCTACTTTACagctaaacaacaacaacaaaaatctgattttaatatTTGATTCATTACTTCCGCCTCACGAACTGtcccgtttttcaaaataaaagcccattGCTTTCAATCAAAGTCACATTCAAGACAAGTAAGTCctctcggcggccatctttggaacgttcgcgagcagctattttctatggatacaagcgacTTAAAAAGTCGCAACTCCGTTGTAAAAAACTCTTAtttatttgaatggggaaagaccgaatctccaaaacggttggtcaacatttcgatcaaataacatatttcaaatcagctgtaaaatctgacaaaaatggtatcataaattgtgctaatTTACCTCAGATcacgcaaaaaaaaacaaaaaaaaaacaaaaaaaaaaaaaaacgctattaTCAGGTTGGTTCAGCTAATGCGAATGCGctttctcgagttgactgacagttgatgtctgtatctaaacggtgattgttttttttttttacctgtaaggcgggacttccttatctacatccgccatattatACGTTCCATtttatcccattcattttaatacaagtggtccgtcTTGGGCTAAACAATCTTTGGTTCTTTGGCAACGCAATTTGTAGGCAATGAAAATTAAAttttctgtaataataataataatgtttaatttatagcGCCTTTTCAAGGTTCAAAGTCGCTTTACAAGAAAATTACATTCGtaaacattacataaacacaGTTACAAGTTAACAGTTAGAGATTTACATATAATGCACGGCGAGACAAGGTAAGTTTAGTCAGGTAAATAAAGGCTCTGCTTTGCAATCCATCTAATGATTCGACTGAAATGCATTTTGGACCTTTACTCAAAACAAGGATAAATGATGACATCTCACCAGAAAAACATCACTCCATCAGATAAAAGCaataaatagttttaaattatatacttattttatttgtaaatgtatagcTAAATTAAACTATATATTATGTCAACGATCCCCAAATGTCCAAATATATCAAGCATTGACTTACATGTCACAGGCATGCAGACTCCAAGCTCACAAACCCCACGATTGGAGGAGTATCTccctttcagtctgttcctctcaTATGATTGGTTTAGCCGCATATGCCTAGGAACATGATTGGTCGTCGGATGTTCCTTTTGGGATGCTGTAAGTATGAATGACGGACAGCATCAATGGGAATCAGCTAAATCAGGCTCATACCAGCATCATCTGCACTGGAAGCGCGATATAATTGTCCATATTTGGATTAGAACTGGGTTGAATCtcactttatttttaattaaagagGAAATTTAGGTAagcgaaatatatatatatatatatatatatgagaataCATACAAATCACGACTTGTAAGGGACCGAAAGACGCTGGATTCTTATAGCGTTTATGTCCGAGTTGGAGGAGGGGGTGAATGTATTTATCCTCCTTCGCTATTTCTATTACGAACGCTGTATTTCATTTATCGAGCATTAATTTTCGACATTCAGTGGATGTAAGCCTGTCGTCTTTTTCACAATAGCTTGCATTTCGTCCGTCAGACCGTTATAGATGCATGCTGTCTGCATTGCGGTGCAAGGGTATTTAAAATCTTGCGGAGATATGATTATTTGGACACTCCAATGATGATCCAGCACAAAGCATTTGTTAATTCATTCAGAATACCAACAATAATGTTTTTCTCAAATCTCCTTTAAATTCCAGATGATTAATTTCTATAATTTCTATTGGTTGTAATCACATATGTGCCATGCCATGGGATTCAGTCCTGAGAGATTAATTTGACAAACACCCTGTACTGACCTCAATACAGTCTTGATCTTATCTTTACATTTGAAGCTgcccagaccccccccccccccccccaaaacacagTGGCTTTATAGATTTATCTttcttgcatttaaaatatttattcctGCTTTTCTCCCCTCCATGTCCAGCAGACACAGAAATGGGAGCTCTGAGCAGACATGAGTTTTTCCAGGAGGTGGGAACAGGTTGCCTGCTCCCGACTGTCCTGCAGGGTCTAGAACAAGTATGGCAGCTGATACTCATCTGCATAGTGTGTAGGCTGCTGTGGAGATTTGGTAAGATGGGTTATACAACAGAGTATTTACTGTAAAGCCTAATGATTTCATGCCATTAAGTACAAAAACAGTCAAACATAAAATGCAATTTAACCTATCATCCTATCTCTCTCAGGTCTGCCCTCTTTTATGAAACACCTGAGTACGGTATCAGGTGGCTTTTACACTCTCTACCTCTTCTTTGAACTGCACATGGTTTGGGTTGTGCTTCTCAGCCTACTTTGCTATCTCATCCTCTTCCTGTGTCGTCATTCTAGCAGCCGTGGCCCCTTTCTGTCCATCACAATCCTCATCTACCTGCTTCTAGGGTGTGAAGACACATTATCTCAAACTCTCATCTGTGTTGCATTTTATTATAGATAATAACTTTTAATAGAGCCTGGTAAATTCGAGGTACAGTGGTATATCATTTTGTGCTTTCTGTTTCAGAGAGTTGCATATGATGGATACAATTACCTGGCATAAAATGAGAGGTCAGTCTGTAATGCtattttgttaaagggatagttcacacaaaaatgaaaattctctcatttactgaccctcatgccatcccaaatgtgcatgactttctttctcctacttaacacaaatgaagatttttagaagaatatctcagctctgtttgtccattcaatgcaagtgaatggtggccagaactttgaagctcaaaaagcacacaaaggcagcataaaagtaatccataagactccggtggttaaatctatatcttcagaagtgttatgataggtgtgggtgagaaacagatcagtatttaagtcctttttttgctataaatcaccactttcacttccgcattcttcttttgtttttggcgattcacattctttgtgcatattgccacctactagggagggaagagaatttatagaaaaataagTCTTAAATGTTGACctttttctcacctacacctatcatatcgcttctgaagatatggatttaaccactggagtccagtggattacttttatgctgcctttatttgcttttcatAGCTTCAaatttttcaccattcacttgcactgtatggacaaacagaactgagaaaaaaatatttgtttttgtgttctgcagaagaagggcATAAACAtcggggatggcatgaaggtgagtaaatgatgagggatttcattttggtgtgaactatccctttaattgataTCAATGACCAGGCTAGTGAGATAGTGGATAGATGTTCACTACACATGACTGTgcctaaaatggaaataatatTGTTGTCATGGTCACCCAGGTTCCCAGATAGTAGTGGCCATGAAAGCAGTTTCTCTGGCCTTTGACTTAGACAAAGGCATAGTAGAGAAAGTGCCCTCCCCAATGGAGTTCATGGGCTACATTTACTTTGTGGGGACGGTGATCTTTGGACCCTGGATCAGCTTCAATAGCTACATGGATGCAGTGGAGAGTCGAAAACTTGTGAGTCTCATCTTAACAGCCCTCTGTCTAAAAAatggaattaaaggaatagttcacctaaaaatgaaagtctctcatcatttactcaccctcatgacatcccagatgtgtatgacttttttcttctgctgatcacaatcaaaggtttttagaagaatatttcagctctgatggtccatacaatgcaagtgaatggtgaccaaaactttataactccaaaaagcacataaaggcagcataaaagtaatacataagactccagtgttttaatccatgtcttctgaagcgatccagtcggttttgggtgagaacagaccaaaatgtaactaattattcactgtaaatcttgccattgcagtctttaggcacgatcaggatttcaagctcgattacactttctagtgcttgacgcatgcccAGACCGCTAGAtgatgctaggaagtgtaatcaagcttgaaatcatgatcgccaaggagactgctgatgtcaagatttattgtgaaaagtagTTATTgtatggtctgttctcaccaaaaaccaactggattgcttcggaagacattgattaaaccactggagtcatttggattacttttatgctgcctttatgtgctttttggagcttcaaagttttggtcaccattcacttgcattgtatggacctacagagcttcttcttctaaaaatcttcgtttgtgttctgcagaagaaagaaagtcatacaaatctgggatggcatgagggtaagtaaatgttgattttaaataaacTTGTCTGTTCTTTTCCATAGAGCGTCTCCTGGTTTATGAAGTCAGTCAGCAGCTGTGTGAAGAGCCAGCTCTGTCTGGTTATCTCCAACTGTGTTGCACCCTATCTTTTTCCCTATTTCATTCCAGTCTTTGGAGACAAGCTTCTCCGCAAGTGAGTGTAAATTAGAGCAGCTTCCGTTTGACAAGTCCTAgccattattaattaataatgtctGTATAATGTTGAATGAACTAGTGTACTGAGGTTTTAAGATGCAAAAGGGTTCTTTCATTGGTGTTATAAAATTGCTGTTGGTATGCCATTTGGAGATTTTCACAAAtatgttgtctttaaaaaaaatgaccaAGGGGTGGATTGAATTGTGCATTTGAATATAGATGGAGAAACATGTTTGGCTTGTTTAGTTTATGTTTTGAAGGCTTTCCATTTTTACCCTGAAAACATTACAATATTACAAATGTGCTTCAAATGGAAAAATTtgattttattcaagtcaaaaatattatttactgaatcaacctgaatacataagGTTACACTAactaaactaattttaagggttagaccaagtaaaaatagctccttaaggtaacaactgcggGTTACAACTTTTTACAGTGTCTGATCTGTCATGTCTTCCTTTATTTTTCCCAGCAAGAAGAGGCGAAAGATAAGGTATAATCCAACTTACTGTATATTATTGATTagtaaaatggaataaaacataCATAAACATTGAGCATGAAGAATGAAGACAAATGATTGCATGCATAAGACGTGTTTATCAGCTAAAACAATCCACTTATATTTGGTTAGACTAGAGagttatgtataattatttaaattgtatccaCTTCTATCCATTAgttttgtattgtgtttatttataaatttcaCTTCATATTTCAATGTTTTTCAGAGGCTCTATTACAAGGTAAGCAAGCATCAGCCAAGCTTTTACTGCTAAAACGCAATAGTGTCATGTCTGTACTTTTTTTTGTCTCTAACCTGTGATAACCTTCAGCTTTGTGATTTCTCCTTCACCAGGTGGCTACAGGGCTATGAGAATACCCTGTCCTTCCATTTCAGTAATTACTTTGTGAGTTACCTTGGCGAGACAACTGCCACACTGGCAGGAGCTGGTTTCACCGAGGAAAAAGACAATCTTAAATGGTTTGTATAAATGAAAGATTCAAGTACTACCAATACACTAATGAATAAATGccactaaaaaaataataattaattggcCTTATTACTTATATTCCATTTTCTCCCCTCCTTTCTGTCTTTCACTCAGTCTATCTATTGTGCTGTTTCTGTCTTTCCAGGGACATGACAATAGCGAAGCCGCTAAATGTTGAGTTTCCAAGGTCTATGGTGGAGGTGGTCACTTCCTGGAACCTATCCATGTCCCACTGGCTCAATacttgtatgtttttgtatggttATTTGTTCAAGTGTTGGTATTATTTGCTTCTGCAACACccagaaatgtattttaaaatttgaaaaagttAATTCCATTTTCCCTCCAAAGGCCAGCCTTGAAATACAGCATGACCAGCTTTAATTTAGATTGTTTAtacaatgttttgtttattgtttgtcttATCTCCAAGTATTTGTATAAgtcctatttttcttttttcttccttttttagaTGTGTTTAAGAAGTCCCTTAGATATGGGACCTTTACAGCTATTATCTTGACTTATACAGTGAGCGCCCTGCTTCATGTGAGTGTTTTGGCTCTTTGACATTGTGCACTTGGTTTAATTAATTGCAGTCTTTCTCAGGcttaagtaaaacattttatttctgtgCCCACAGGGTCTAAGCTTCCACATTGGGGCAGTGCTATTTACCCTAGGCTTCATAACATACATTGAGCATGGTGAGTATCTCTTTAATAGCTAACACATATTAATGCTGAGGTATTTTTTTGTTGTCAATTATTGCAACATTCAATAGCTCTACTTAAAATTTACATCAATACAATTGAATTAtatttagtaattttttatttctcaAATGGAAGTGTAAAGACTTTTACACGCTATTGATTGTCTTTCAGCTTAATGGGCTCTCAATTGTGTGTGTAATGGATTGTGCATTTATTGTCTGTTCCAGTGCTGAGAAAACGATTGTCGGtcattttaaatgcatgtgtCCTCTCCAAGAGATGCCCATCGGACTGCAAACACCAACATAAAAAGGTCTTGTATATtgtcattattgcaaaaaaaaaaaaaaaaaagaacaaatctgTATACAGTATCTAAAGTGACCTGTGCTA
This is a stretch of genomic DNA from Myxocyprinus asiaticus isolate MX2 ecotype Aquarium Trade chromosome 24, UBuf_Myxa_2, whole genome shotgun sequence. It encodes these proteins:
- the LOC127414821 gene encoding protein-serine O-palmitoleoyltransferase porcupine-like; the protein is MGALSRHEFFQEVGTGCLLPTVLQGLEQVWQLILICIVCRLLWRFGLPSFMKHLSTVSGGFYTLYLFFELHMVWVVLLSLLCYLILFLCRHSSSRGPFLSITILIYLLLGELHMMDTITWHKMRGSQIVVAMKAVSLAFDLDKGIVEKVPSPMEFMGYIYFVGTVIFGPWISFNSYMDAVESRKLSVSWFMKSVSSCVKSQLCLVISNCVAPYLFPYFIPVFGDKLLRNKKRRKIRGSITRWLQGYENTLSFHFSNYFVSYLGETTATLAGAGFTEEKDNLKWDMTIAKPLNVEFPRSMVEVVTSWNLSMSHWLNTYVFKKSLRYGTFTAIILTYTVSALLHGLSFHIGAVLFTLGFITYIEHVLRKRLSVILNACVLSKRCPSDCKHQHKKAMWVYVVNGTFSMLAVLHLTYMGSIFGSSIDDTDSDEDSMASHTIQKWTQLSWTSHWLTFGLWILYRLIL
- the LOC127415077 gene encoding carnitine O-palmitoyltransferase 2, mitochondrial-like, with the translated sequence MMAGLLYTQYYSTLGKLKLLRNNTALTVLTTTQRQYSINDGAGIEYLHKSVVPTMHYQKSLPRLPVPKLEDTIRRYLAAQIPLLNDEQYSNTEKVAHDFQNGIGKQLHEELVALDKNNKHTSYISAPWFDMYLSARESVVLNFNPFMSFNPDPKPEYNNQLVRATNMVCSAVRFMKTLRAGLLEPEVFHLNPAKSDTDSFKKLIRWVPSSISWFGAYMVNAYPLDMSQYFRLFNSTRIPKYNRDELFTDEKGHHLLVIRRGNLYVFDALDRDGNLVNPAEIQAHLKYILTDPTPAPAFPLGVLTSENRNTWAGLRQKLLDSGNGEALNLVDTALFCLCLDEEDMRDHIHISHNMLHGDGCNRWYDKSFSIILAKDGQAAINFEHSWGDGVAVLRFQNEVFKDTTEKPLVGPGSPPASVDSASAVQQLEFKLNAELKAGITKAKENFHAAVSKLTIDAMEFKKGGKVQLKKNKLSPDAIAQLAFQMGFLRQYGQTVATYESCSTAAFKHGRTETIRPASIHTKCCAKAFVQQPGQHTVEQLQGLLNECSKYHSQLTKEAAMGQGFDRHLFAMRNLANSKGMALPSLYLDSAYATINHNILSTSTLTSPAVSLGGFAPVVPDGFGVGYGVHDEWIGCNVSSYPSRNVHEFLKCVHKSLEDIFTVLDGKPIH